The following are encoded in a window of Flavobacterium sp. WC2421 genomic DNA:
- the murA gene encoding UDP-N-acetylglucosamine 1-carboxyvinyltransferase, with amino-acid sequence MGIFKIEGGIRLKGEITPQGAKNEALQILCAVLLTPEEVTINNIPDIIDINKLITLLGNLGVKIQKNGAGSYTFQADDVNIGYLETEAFKKEGGSLRGSIMIVGPLLARFGKGYIPKPGGDKIGRRRLDTHFEGFINLGAKFRYNREDHFYGVEAKNGLIGTDMLLDEASVTGTANIVMAAVLAKGKTTVYNAACEPYLQQLCKMLNSMGAKITGVGSNLLSIEGVEALGGCEHRILPDMIEIGSWIGLAAMTRSEITIKNVSWDNLGVIPNTFRKLGITLERKGDDIYIPAHEDGYEIKTDIDGSILTIADAPWPGFTPDLLSIVLVVATQAKGDVLIHQKMFESRLFFVDKLIDMGAKIMLCDPHRAVVMGHDFKSQLKATTMSSPDIRAGISLLIAALSGKGTSTIQNIEQIDRGYERIDERLRAIGANIVRVE; translated from the coding sequence ATGGGAATTTTCAAAATAGAAGGAGGCATACGTTTAAAAGGAGAAATTACTCCACAAGGAGCAAAAAATGAAGCATTACAAATTTTGTGTGCTGTACTTTTGACGCCTGAAGAAGTAACTATAAACAACATTCCAGATATTATTGATATTAATAAACTTATTACGCTATTAGGTAATCTAGGAGTTAAAATTCAAAAAAACGGGGCAGGTTCTTATACTTTTCAAGCAGATGATGTGAATATTGGTTATCTGGAAACCGAAGCATTTAAGAAAGAGGGCGGTTCATTACGTGGTTCTATCATGATTGTAGGTCCACTTTTGGCTCGTTTTGGAAAAGGATATATCCCTAAACCAGGTGGAGATAAAATAGGACGTAGAAGATTAGATACTCATTTTGAAGGTTTTATTAATTTAGGAGCAAAATTTCGTTACAATCGTGAAGATCATTTTTATGGTGTTGAAGCTAAAAATGGTTTAATTGGTACAGATATGTTACTTGATGAAGCTTCAGTAACTGGAACTGCAAATATTGTAATGGCAGCAGTTTTAGCCAAAGGAAAAACAACGGTATATAATGCTGCTTGTGAACCTTATTTGCAACAACTTTGTAAGATGTTAAACTCCATGGGAGCAAAAATAACTGGAGTTGGATCTAATTTATTGTCTATTGAAGGTGTGGAAGCACTTGGTGGTTGTGAGCATAGAATTTTGCCTGATATGATTGAGATAGGAAGCTGGATTGGACTAGCTGCTATGACTAGAAGTGAAATTACAATTAAAAATGTGAGTTGGGACAATCTAGGTGTTATTCCAAATACTTTTAGAAAACTAGGAATTACATTGGAGCGTAAAGGGGATGATATTTATATTCCTGCTCATGAAGATGGATACGAAATTAAAACAGATATTGATGGTTCTATTCTTACCATTGCAGATGCGCCTTGGCCGGGATTTACTCCTGATTTATTGAGTATCGTTTTAGTAGTGGCTACTCAAGCCAAAGGAGATGTGTTAATTCATCAAAAAATGTTTGAAAGCCGTTTGTTCTTCGTGGATAAACTAATTGACATGGGAGCAAAAATCATGTTATGTGATCCGCACAGAGCAGTTGTTATGGGGCATGATTTTAAATCTCAATTGAAAGCTACAACAATGTCTTCACCAGATATTCGTGCTGGAATTTCTTTATTAATTGCAGCTCTTTCTGGTAAAGGAACTAGTACTATTCAAAATATTGAGCAAATCGATCGTGGATATGAAAGAATCGACGAACGATTGAGAGCAATCGGAGCTAATATAGTTCGTGTAGAATAA